In one window of Flavobacterium ginsengisoli DNA:
- a CDS encoding S8 family serine peptidase yields the protein MSADAKNWCQKDYSQDGIPGISLERWYALNRKKPKNKNIIVAVIDTQIDLKHEDLLGQIWVNTKEIPGNNIDDDNNGYIDDINGWSFTGTKSGGYVVWNRYEYVRIVEEWGKLYKDKTEAQINDDDLWKFNEYQRALSTLKEKNAYYKRWLKSLNYKTELYPKAKDTLKFFFPKENYTYKQLDSLYQKYKINDKEFRQRRDDGDRDLGALIGSIIANLDMGQNTFEKLQDQKTQLDSIVNKNLNLEYNERLPIGDNPSILEKGYGNNRISNTIEGVRPIQDHNTMVSGLIAANRNNNKGIKGIAEVKIMPLNISPSGDEHDKDIAMAVRYAVDNGAKIINMSFGKEFSMHKDWVSDAFKYAEKHNVLLVHSAGNESTDIDKVPNYPNDLDYDGVTEICSNFINAGSITQKLGDKFVSDFSNYGKHNVDLFAPGDEIYTTGFGNIYKTDSGTSFAAPMVCGTAALIWMYYPKFTVQEIKQIIINSGTPYDIEVIIPGSNGKKVPFSQLSKSGKVLNVYNAMKFAEEISKKK from the coding sequence AGAAAAAAGCCTAAAAATAAAAATATTATTGTTGCGGTAATTGATACACAAATCGATTTAAAACATGAGGATTTGCTAGGCCAAATATGGGTAAACACTAAAGAAATTCCAGGTAATAATATTGATGATGACAATAATGGATACATTGATGATATTAATGGATGGAGTTTTACCGGCACAAAAAGCGGCGGTTATGTAGTGTGGAATCGATATGAATATGTGCGTATAGTCGAAGAGTGGGGAAAGCTTTATAAAGACAAGACTGAAGCTCAAATAAACGATGATGATTTATGGAAATTTAATGAATATCAAAGAGCTCTGAGCACCTTGAAAGAAAAAAATGCCTATTATAAAAGGTGGCTTAAATCTTTAAATTATAAAACAGAACTTTATCCTAAAGCAAAAGATACATTAAAGTTCTTTTTTCCGAAAGAAAACTACACCTATAAACAGCTTGACAGTCTTTATCAAAAATACAAAATTAATGATAAGGAGTTTCGTCAAAGGCGCGATGATGGCGATAGAGATTTAGGCGCATTGATAGGTTCTATTATTGCTAATTTAGATATGGGGCAGAATACTTTTGAAAAATTGCAGGACCAGAAAACCCAGTTGGATTCCATTGTAAACAAAAATCTAAATTTAGAATATAATGAGCGTCTTCCAATAGGTGACAATCCCAGTATTTTAGAAAAAGGATATGGCAATAACAGGATCAGCAATACTATTGAAGGTGTCCGTCCTATTCAGGATCATAACACAATGGTTTCTGGTTTAATTGCTGCAAACAGAAACAACAATAAAGGAATAAAAGGCATTGCTGAAGTAAAAATTATGCCTTTAAATATTTCGCCATCTGGTGACGAACATGATAAAGATATTGCCATGGCTGTCAGGTATGCTGTGGATAATGGTGCAAAAATAATTAATATGTCTTTTGGAAAAGAATTTTCAATGCATAAAGACTGGGTTTCAGATGCTTTTAAATATGCTGAGAAGCACAATGTACTCCTTGTTCACAGTGCTGGAAATGAAAGCACTGATATTGATAAAGTACCAAATTATCCAAATGATCTGGATTATGATGGCGTAACTGAGATCTGCAGTAATTTTATTAACGCTGGATCTATAACCCAAAAGTTAGGAGACAAATTTGTGTCGGATTTTTCAAATTACGGCAAACATAATGTAGATCTATTTGCGCCTGGAGATGAAATCTACACAACAGGCTTTGGCAACATTTATAAAACAGACTCAGGAACTTCCTTTGCTGCTCCGATGGTATGCGGCACCGCTGCGTTAATATGGATGTATTATCCCAAATTTACAGTGCAGGAGATTAAGCAAATTATTATTAATTCAGGGACTCCGTATGATATAGAAGTTATTATCCCAGGATCTAATGGTAAAAAAGTTCCATTTTCACAACTATCAAAATCCGGAAAAGTTCTGAATGTTTATAATGCAATGAAATTCGCTGAAGAAATAAGTAAAAAGAAATAA